The Deltaproteobacteria bacterium genome window below encodes:
- the serA gene encoding phosphoglycerate dehydrogenase — translation MKVLISDSMSSKAVDVLKNTPGLEVDVITNLKPDELKAKIKDYHGLVVRSATKATAEIIEAAENLKVIGRAGTGVDNIDTIAATKKGIVVMNTPGGNTITTAEHAIAMMMALARKIPQATASMRKGEWEKKKFEGTEITGKTLGILGVGNIGSVVASRALGLRMNVIAYDPFISEEAADKMGIALVTVDELFRRSDFISIHVPLTNETKNIVNADAFRKMKKGVKIINCARGGIVNEADLAEAIKDKIVSGAAMDVFEKEPTPADNPLLQLDEVILTPHLGASTQEAQESVAVAIAEQIVDYLVNGTIRNAVNVPSIPAELLTALGPYISLGEKLGSFQGQILKGGIEEVTIEYSGDVVNYDVAPITISCLKGLLDQVLDMYVNFVNAPFVAKERGIKVVEIKSSRSTDFASSVTIKVGTKDEENVVEGALFGKKEPRIVRIDKFLLDAVPEGYLLLLQNEDKPGVIGNVGTLLAANNINVARLHLGRQAVGGAAVSVWSVDTPISKGLIEKILKLPHMIKADVVEL, via the coding sequence ATGAAGGTACTCATAAGCGACAGCATGTCTTCGAAGGCCGTTGACGTCCTCAAAAATACGCCCGGCCTCGAAGTGGACGTAATAACCAATCTTAAGCCCGATGAGCTCAAGGCCAAGATAAAGGATTATCACGGCCTTGTCGTAAGGAGCGCCACGAAGGCCACGGCCGAGATAATCGAGGCCGCCGAAAACCTCAAGGTCATAGGCCGCGCCGGGACGGGTGTGGACAACATAGACACGATCGCCGCGACCAAAAAGGGGATAGTTGTAATGAACACCCCTGGCGGCAACACCATCACGACAGCCGAGCACGCGATCGCCATGATGATGGCCCTTGCAAGGAAGATCCCCCAGGCTACCGCCTCCATGAGGAAGGGCGAATGGGAGAAGAAGAAGTTCGAGGGGACCGAGATAACCGGGAAGACCCTCGGCATCCTCGGCGTGGGTAATATCGGGAGCGTCGTCGCTAGCAGGGCCCTGGGCCTTCGGATGAACGTCATAGCCTACGACCCCTTCATATCCGAGGAGGCGGCCGACAAGATGGGCATAGCCCTCGTCACCGTGGACGAGCTCTTCAGGAGAAGCGACTTCATTTCCATACACGTGCCGCTTACGAACGAGACGAAGAATATCGTTAACGCCGACGCCTTCAGGAAGATGAAGAAGGGCGTAAAGATAATTAACTGCGCAAGGGGCGGCATAGTGAACGAGGCCGACCTCGCTGAGGCCATAAAGGACAAGATAGTCTCGGGCGCGGCCATGGACGTCTTCGAGAAGGAGCCCACCCCGGCCGACAACCCGCTCCTTCAGCTCGATGAGGTGATCCTCACCCCGCATCTCGGCGCATCCACGCAGGAGGCGCAGGAGAGCGTGGCCGTGGCCATAGCCGAGCAAATCGTCGACTACCTCGTGAACGGCACCATAAGGAACGCGGTGAACGTGCCCTCCATACCGGCCGAGCTCCTGACGGCGCTCGGGCCCTATATCTCGCTCGGCGAGAAGCTCGGGAGCTTCCAGGGGCAGATACTTAAGGGCGGCATAGAGGAGGTAACTATCGAGTACAGCGGGGACGTCGTCAACTACGACGTCGCGCCCATAACCATCTCGTGCCTCAAGGGCCTCCTTGACCAGGTCCTCGACATGTACGTCAATTTCGTGAACGCCCCGTTCGTGGCAAAGGAGCGCGGGATAAAGGTAGTCGAGATAAAGAGCTCGAGGTCCACGGATTTCGCAAGCTCCGTGACCATAAAGGTCGGCACCAAGGACGAGGAGAACGTGGTCGAGGGCGCGCTCTTCGGCAAGAAGGAGCCGAGGATAGTGAGGATAGACAAGTTCCTGCTTGACGCAGTGCCCGAAGGATACCTCCTTCTCCTTCAGAACGAGGACAAGCCCGGCGTCATCGGGAACGTGGGCACTCTCCTTGCCGCGAACAACATAAACGTCGCGAGGCTCCATCTCGGCAGGCAGGCTGTCGGAGGCGCGGCCGTATCTGTCTGGAGCGTGGACACGCCCATATCCAAGGGGCTCATAGAGAAAATACTCAAGCTCCCGCATATGATAAAGGCCGACGTCGTGGAGCTCTGA
- a CDS encoding alanine--glyoxylate aminotransferase family protein, with the protein MRKSYLLAPGPTPVPESALLAMAQPIIHHRTPQFSEVFKETAELLKYVFQTKQDVLMLAASGTGAMEGSITNLFSPGDEVVVINGGKFGERWGKISEAYGLKAHWINVEWGKAVDPAVVKKVLDENPKSRAVLVQASETSTTVAHPTKELAALTKDRECLLIVDGITGVGVFDLPMDDWGIDVLVSGSQKAFMLPPGLAFVALSEKAWKFQETAKCPRFYFDFKKERKNLKDNTSAYTPAVSLITGLRQALLMIKEEGLQNVFARHDRLARATRAAAEALGLKLLAPENPSNATTGIFVPEGVEGGKLVKYMRDDMGVTMAGGQDHLKGKIVRVAHLGYVDTFDVVTAISALEIALNKFGYKAQYGKGVAAALQILAEGYK; encoded by the coding sequence ATGAGAAAGAGTTACCTTCTGGCGCCCGGCCCGACACCTGTGCCCGAGTCGGCGCTCCTTGCGATGGCCCAGCCCATAATCCACCACAGGACCCCCCAGTTCTCGGAGGTCTTCAAGGAAACGGCTGAGCTCCTTAAATACGTATTCCAGACGAAGCAGGACGTCCTAATGCTCGCCGCCTCGGGGACCGGCGCCATGGAAGGCTCGATCACCAACCTCTTCTCCCCCGGAGACGAGGTGGTCGTAATAAACGGCGGAAAGTTCGGTGAGAGGTGGGGGAAGATCTCCGAGGCCTACGGCCTGAAGGCCCACTGGATAAATGTAGAATGGGGCAAGGCGGTCGACCCGGCCGTCGTAAAGAAGGTACTGGATGAGAACCCGAAATCACGGGCAGTGCTCGTCCAGGCGAGCGAGACCTCGACGACCGTAGCCCATCCGACAAAAGAGCTTGCGGCCCTTACGAAAGACAGGGAATGCCTCCTCATAGTCGACGGCATAACCGGCGTCGGCGTATTCGATCTCCCCATGGACGACTGGGGCATAGACGTCCTTGTTTCCGGCTCCCAGAAGGCCTTCATGCTCCCGCCCGGACTCGCCTTCGTAGCGCTCTCGGAGAAGGCCTGGAAATTCCAGGAGACCGCCAAGTGCCCCAGGTTCTATTTCGATTTCAAGAAGGAGAGGAAGAACCTTAAGGACAATACCTCCGCCTATACCCCGGCCGTCTCCCTCATAACCGGCCTGAGGCAGGCCCTTCTGATGATAAAGGAAGAGGGGCTACAAAACGTCTTCGCGAGGCATGATAGGCTGGCCAGGGCCACAAGGGCCGCGGCAGAGGCCTTGGGGCTTAAGCTCCTCGCCCCCGAGAACCCCTCCAATGCCACTACCGGCATCTTCGTCCCCGAAGGGGTCGAGGGTGGAAAGCTCGTGAAATACATGAGGGACGACATGGGGGTCACCATGGCCGGCGGCCAGGACCACCTGAAGGGCAAGATAGTGAGGGTCGCGCACCTCGGGTACGTGGACACCTTCGATGTCGTAACGGCCATCTCGGCCCTCGAGATAGCGCTCAACAAGTTCGGGTACAAGGCCCAGTACGGGAAGGGTGTTGCGGCCGCCCTTCAAATTCTCGCGGAAGGATACAAGTGA